One part of the Xiphophorus maculatus strain JP 163 A chromosome 1, X_maculatus-5.0-male, whole genome shotgun sequence genome encodes these proteins:
- the LOC102223683 gene encoding membrane-associated guanylate kinase, WW and PDZ domain-containing protein 1-like has product MSKATVKKLHWRSKVQESFVPLGAGAGSGELGLAVGGGADYGEFPFVTAAPGGGATVGDIILEIGGTPVLGMTLGDVRGVLNSCPHPIRIKTVFPGLSLCKDLRLYLSKCFTPGSMDSQLQQLIRENLYLRAVPCTTRQPRDGEISGVDYNFVSIEEFFSLEESGALLESGKFKGNYYGTPRPVHIGPESPPITYQEHRNLLRNFRTRSKSLSNLEKAVEEGDNSEDDGAPSSSAPPTALPLSQSWDSTVGSREEIENGAGGRGRGRGGAPLPENWELAYSDSGEPYYINHISKTTSWVDPRTQSKESTSATELPEFTDQPSLLRGYSIHTRLSKGPRGFGFNIVGGSRPQEFLQVYSVTPGGPPTLSTADILVYINDCCVLGRSHKEVVEMLKAVPMGQSVDVVLRRGYPMLYNPDGCPKQNLEPQTPSDSSSQSRGLTQLTFSRTLDANGSTAGPARTPPSYATQPMTNGLAGPPTPTSSEASQVPPPSADRTPPSHSDSDGGQSNSGTRRSSLIRYNSSTLPALSSSSLLLHQSSKSSESDLSTSTLPNVSSSSHVLSKLPLTQIDLGLLQDFSASSSDPASSSAPPSAPAQRQQKSQTSLAAPPPRDVPPCGFNGCPANHALTPSSSRGPAGLVLPLGSEGSPLRGELVPVALGHSEIGGLGFRVTAGGQGGQQAVVRRVWDRRQCPSLQAGDVVMKINGADVQSLSFTQVQRVLQEHTKQGEVVLLVQRGGGPISSPLVTPNLYKPLSSPHVLTTPSSPPSADLPSTDAPLGGVPPLSQAGLGLETPAGTHQGSPAQTAIGPPVSSLIQSTSFLDSVPVTLTLEPRDLQGVEDGGGPVRGGGAKDGRVGAKMVEVELRRRPGEGFGFVIASQEVSGASSLMSHRFVTVRRGSPAARSGQIRPGDRLEAVEGRPVAALQHRDLAQILRRAGNTLRLSVAPKSSSDGTDYDTDRRLVKGPRGRSKDETRFYSVDLERGPTGFGFSLRGGSEYNMGLYVLGLMDGGPAQRSSKIQVSDQLVEINGGSTAGMTHSQAVEQIRRGGNRIHLVLKKGNGYVPDYGREEGAPTSSSSSQEQESVTMATASLGRRRRGGGGGRRAGVAGVPDLDLDLVEEEAEEERRKMRRRREEEEEMKSQAVREGRRSRSFPRDSLLPEEALRGRSHTVSHAKHHGSSAAAPLAVFSFLRPMSDDGPPSDSQLPASFLEVSQSAASMVPTERSDWRREPGSGQDLS; this is encoded by the exons ATGTCTAAAGCCACGGTCAAGAAGCTCCACTGGCGCTCCAAG GTCCAGGAGAGCTTCGTTCCGCTGGGCGCCGGCGCCGGCTCCGGAGAGCTGGGTCTGGCCGTCGGAGGCGGAGCTGATTATGGAGAGTTTCCCTTTGTCACCGCCGCCCCTGGGGGCGGGGCCACGGTGGGTGACATCATCCTGGAGATCGGGGGGACGCCAGTGTTGGGGATGACGTTGGGCGATGTCCGAGGAGTCCTGAACTCCTGTCCTCATCCAATCAGAATCAAGACTGTGTTCCCAG GTTTGTCTCTGTGTAAAGACCTCAGGTTGTACCTCAGCAAGTGTTTCACTCCGGGTTCCATGGAcagtcagctgcagcagctcatcAGGGAGAACTTGTACCTGCGCGCTGTGCCGT GTACGACCCGGCAGCCGCGGGACGGCGAGATCTCAGGTGTGGACTACAACTTTGTGTCCATCGAGGAGTTCTTCTCTCTGGAGGAGTCCGGAGCGCTTCTGGAGAGCGGCAAGTTCAAAG GGAACTACTACGGAACGCCCCGCCCCGTCCACATTGGACCAGAGAGCCCTCCAATCACGTACCAGGAACATCGCAACCTGCTGAGGAACTTCCGGACCCGGAGCAAGTCTCTGAGCAACCTGGAGAAAGCCGTGGAGGAAGGAGACAACAGCGAGGATGATGGCGCGCCGTCAA GCTCGGCCCCGCCCACGGCGCTGCCGCTCAGCCAATCGTGGGACTCGACAGTCGGGAGTCGGGAGGAAATAGAGAATGGAGccggaggaagaggaagaggaagaggaggagctccACTTCCTGAGAACTGGGAGCTGGCCTACAGCGACTCAGGAGAGCCATACTACATCAA tcacATCTCAAAGACGACCAGTTGGGTGGATCCTCGAACGCAGAGCAAAGAGTCGACGTCCGCCACAGAAC TTCCAGAGTTCACGGACCAGCCGAGCCTTCTGAGAGGTTACTCCATCCACACCCGGCTCTCCAAAGGTCCTCGAGGTTTCGGCTTCAACATCGTCGGAGGAAGTCGCCCTCAGGAGTTTCTGCAGGTGTACAGTGTCACACCTGGAGGACCGCCCACTCTCAGTACAG CGGACATCTTGGTCTACATCAATGACTGCTGTGTGCTGGGCCGCTCCcacaaggaggtggtggagatGCTGAAGGCGGTGCCGATGGGTCAGAGCGTGGATGTGGTTCTGAGGAGAGGATACCCCATGCTCTACAACCCGGACGGCTGTCCCAAACAGAACCTGGAG cCTCAGACTCCCAGCGATTCCTCCAGCCAGAGCAGAGGCCTGACGCAGCTCACCTTCAGCCGGACGCTGGACGCCAACGGCAGCACGGCAG GTCCAGCACGAACCCCGCCCTCTTATGCCACTCAGCCAATGACAAATGGCCTGGCTGGACCTCCGACCCCCACGTCCTCGGAGGCATCGCAGGTCCCCCCTCCCTCCGCAGACAGGACTCCACCCAGTCACAGCGACTCTGATGGCGGTCAATCAAACAGTGGAACTCGAAG GTCTTCTTTGATTCGCTACAACAGCAGCACGCTCCCCgccctctcctcttcctcactcctCCTGCACCAGAGCTCCAAGTCTTCAGAGAGCGACCTGTCCACATCCACTCTCCCCAACGTCTCCTCGTCCTCCCACGTGTTGTCCAAGCTGCCCCTCACCCAGATTGATTTGGGTCTTCTCCAGGACTTCAGCGCTAGCAGCAGCGACCCCGCCTCCTCCTCCGCTCCTCCTTCTGCTCCCGCTCAGCGCCAACAGAAGTCTCAGACTTCCCTCGCTGCGCCGCCGCCCAGAGACGTTCCCCCTTGCGGCTTCAACGGCTGTCCGGCGAACCACGCGCTGACCCCGTCGTCCTCCAGGGGGCCTGCGGGTCTGGTGCTGCCTCTGGGGTCGGAGGGGTCACCGCTTCGAGGAGAACTGGTCCCGGTGGCTCTGGGTCACAGCGAGATCGGTGGCCTGGGGTTCAGGGTGACGGCGGGAGGTCAGGGAGGCCAACAGGCGGTGGTGAGGCGGGTTTGGGACCGGAGGCAGTGTCCCTCGCTGCAGGCCGGAGACGTGGTGATGAAGATCAACGGAGCCGACGTGCAGAGCCTCAGCTTCACTCAG GTGCAGAGAGTCCTGCAGGAACACACCAAGCAGGGGGAGGTGGTGCTGCTTGTGCAGCGAGGAGGAG GTCCCATCTCCTCTCCTCTCGTGACCCCTAACCTCTACAAGCCTCTCTCCTCCCCTCACGTCCTGACCACGCCCTCCTCTCCCCCCTCCGCTGACCTGCCGTCCACTGATGCCCCGCTGGGTGGAGTGCCTCCTCTCAGCCAGGCCGGTTTGGGCCTGGAGACGCCTGCAGGGACCCACCAAG gTTCTCCTGCTCAGACCGCCATCGGCCCGCCTGTCTCCTCCCTCATCCAGAGCACCAGCTTCCTGGACTCGGTTCCCGTGACGTTGACCTTGGAGCCCCGTGACCTGCAGGGCGTGGAGGACGGCGGCGGTCCTGTCCGGGGCGGAGGAGCCAAAGATGGAAGAGTCGGAGCCAAGATGGTGGAAGTGGAGCTGAGGAGGCGGCCGGGCGAAGGCTTCGGGTTCGTCATCGCCTCCCAGGAAGTGAGCGGAG CGTCCTCCCTGATGTCACACCGCTTCGTCACGGTGCGGCGCGGCAGCCCGGCGGCGCGCAGCGGCCAGATCCGACCCGGAGACCGGCTGGAGGCGGTGGAGGGAAGACCGGTCGCCGCGCTGCAGCACCGGGACCTGGCCCAGATCCTGAGGAGGGCCGGGAACACGCTGAGGCTGAGCGTGGCCCCGA AGTCGTCCTCCGACGGCACCGACTATGACACGGACAGACGGCTGGTCAAAGGGCCCAGagggaggtcaaag GACGAGACCCGGTTCTACAGCGTGGATCTGGAGCGAGGGCCCACCGGCTTCGGCTTCTCTCTGCGGGGCGGCAGCGAGTACAACATGGGGCTGTACGTGCTGGGGCTGATGGACGGGGGGCCGGCGCAGAGGAGCTCCAAGATAcag GTGTCGGACCAGCTGGTGGAGATCAACGGCGGCAGCACGGCGGGAATGACCCACAGTCAGGCGGTGGAGCAGATCCGCAGAGGAGGAAACCGGATCCACCTGGTTCTGAAGAAAGGCAACGGATACGTCCCAGATTATG GCCGTGAGGAAGGAGCccccacctcctcttcctcctcacaggAGCAGGAGTccgtcaccatggcaacagcttCCCTTGGCAGgcggaggagaggaggcggtgGGGGGAGGAGGGCCGGAGTTGCAGGAGTTCctgacctggacctggacctggtggaggaggaggctgaggaggagaggaggaagatgaggcgGAGaagggaagaagaggaggagatgaagagTCAGGCGGTAAGAGAggggaggaggagcaggagcttCCCCCGTGACTCCCTGCTGCCAGAAGAGGCGctgagggggcggagccacaCCGTCAGCCACGCAAAGCATCATGGgagctctgctgcagctccgCTGGCGGTGTTCTCCTTCCTCAGGCCTATGAGCGATGACGGGCCTCCGTCTGACAGCCAATTGCCAGCCAGCTTCTTGGAggtcagccaatcagcagccagCATGGTTCCTACGGAGCGATCTGACTGGAGGAGGGAGCCGGGCAGTGGGCAGGATCTCTCATGA
- the LOC111610094 gene encoding uncharacterized protein LOC111610094 isoform X2 — translation MVAEGTPYPKMEQLDELSLGAGLEVAEEAGCGEEEELCDQPEPAVEDAPPDAVTMEQCWRQQFPDLRRCSVVLLRLPAETLRPWRWGGAERRRSQRVRSRDLRSGWDWMEPLDPENGGVGTRAFIKNVEVNAPEHEPGKPQSRLRLMRCLEPPSDPAHPDDGAALGEPPQSDHTYCLSFNTPESSSQSLEDRPLSRFFSWAQRDGDSRCSPPEKKNVPSVVLRKVTGDQWVLRTGSVKEEEEEDEEKVQTKNRKRDETSASGQKMRRQACRSCAACLRENCGVCTFCRDMRKFGGPSRMKQKCVRRRCLLLSARKQPTRQQNRPGEQTEPPDPVRPGDDTDCPDAQQDGVRRWRHERTAGRREMRKRMWMKRRRGQRGGASETRNGWIGPLMKSEEEETPLSHWRQVTGGSGTSSAPTGTHLQWNLTLDSGHLSSAVLSDSALTCLSGLLPPDGSVLHVSTGLTFIPHPLPHLAAIQSPEPKEEEQPISVEHYVREAELRTGTSEGGKFYEVEVELPDPESDQNTMTTSSPARSDITADITADITTDITCRRPDFISLEPQGFCLLGGGASRAGGRGLFHLLKLLRRTVLPAHWVAVMAAGPELQLLQCCRLSSMRDAIVHVQSDRSFRVSVRSLPLPDGHRLYRKCAHRVSHLSQLVSLLLDLERLAVCRGCRVQAASRRLPLRSADCHLLVAPPFHTCLPCLLEEEEEEGEDEDGAMVEEFQSC, via the exons ATGGTAGCAGAGGGGACGCCTTATCCTAAGATGGAGCAATTGGATGAGCTGAGCTTAGGGGCGGGGCTTGAAGTGGCAG AGGAAGCAGGAtgtggtgaggaggaggagctctGTGACCAGCCTGAACCGGCTGTGGAGGACGCTCCGCCGGACGCCGTAACGATGGAACAGTGCTGGAGGCAGCAGTTCCCGGACCTCCGGCGCTGCTCGGTCGTCCTCCTCAGGCTTCCTGCGGAGACGCTGCGGCCCTGGCGGTGGGGCGGAGCGGAGAGGAGGCGGAGCCAGCGCGTCAGGTCACGTGACCTGCGGTCCGGCTGGGACTGGATGGAGCCGCTGGACCCAGAGAACGGCGGCGTCGGAACCCGAGCCTTCATCAAGAACGTGGAGGTGAACGCCCCTGAACATGAGCCTGGGAAACCCCAGAGCCGGCTGAGGCTGATGCGATGCCTGGAGCCGCCCTCTGACCCCGCCCACCCAGATGACGGTGCCGCCCTGGGTGAGCCGCCACAGAGCGACCACACCTACTGCCTGAGCTTCAATACACCTGAGAGCAGCAGCCAATCACTGGAGGACAG GCCGCTGTCCCGGTTCTTCAGCTGGGCACAAAGAGACGGAGACAGCCGCTGCTCACCTCCAG AGAAGAAGAACGTGCCGAGTGTGGTGCTGAGGAAG GTGACAGGTGATCAGTGGGTCCTCAGGACTGGATCTGttaaagaagaggaagaggaggatgaagagaaGGTTCAG ACGAAGAACAGGAAGAGAGACGAGACTTCAGCATCAGGACAGAAGATG CGCCGCCAGGCCTGCCGTAGCTGCGCTGCGTGCCTGAGAGAGAACTGCGGCGTTTGCACGTTCTGCCGCGACATGAGGAAGTTCGGCGGTCCGTCCCGCATGAAGCAGAAGTGTGTGAGGCGGCGCTGCCTGCTGCTG AGCGCGCGGAAACAGCCGACCAGGCAGCAGAACCGACCCGGGGAGCAGACGGAACCGCCCGACCCGGTCCGACCTGGAGACGACACCGACTGTCCGGACGCCCAGCAGGACGGCGTCCGCCGCTGGAGACACGAGAGGACGGCAGGAAGGCGAGAG atgaggaagaggatgtGGATGAAGAGGAGGCGGGGCCAGAGGGGCGGAGCCTCCGAGACCCGGAACGGCTGGATCGGTCCGCTGATGAagagcgaggaagaggagacgCCATTGTCCCACTGGCGCCAGGTCACTGGAGGCAGTGGGACCAGTTCAGCTCCAACTGGGACTCACCTGCAG TGGAACCTGACCCTGGACAGCGGCCACCTGTCCTCCGCCGTCCTCTCTGACTCCGCCCTCACCTGTCTGTCCGGCCTGCTGCCTCCG GACGGATCCGTCCTCCACGTCTCCACAGGCCTCACCTTCATCCCTCATCCTCTCCCTCACCTCGCTGCCATCCAATCGCCCGAGCcgaaggaggaggagcagccAATCAGCGTCGAGCATTACGTCAGGGAGGCGGAGCTTCGGACCGGGACGTCTGAGGGGGGCAAGTTCTACGAAGTGGAGGTGGAGCTGCCGGACCCTGAGTCCGACCAGAACACCATGACAACATCATCACCGGCGCGCTCTGACATCACTGCTGACATCACCGCTGACATCACTACTGACATCACCTGCAGGCGGCCGGACTTTATTTCATTG GAACCGCAGGGGTTCTGCCTGTTGGGGGGCGGAGCCAGCCGCGCAGGGGGGCGGGGCTTGTTCCATCTGCTGAAGTTGCTGAGGAGGACGGTGCTGCCGGCGCATTGGGTCGCCGTGATGGCTGCAGGAccggagctgcagctgctgcagtgcTGCAGG CTGTCCTCCATGAGGGACGCCATCGTCCACGTCCAATCGGATCGCAGCTTCCGGGTCAGCGTGCGGTCCCTTCCGCTGCCTGACGGCCACCGCCTCTACAGGAAGTGCGCTCACAGAGTCTCTCACCTGAGCCAG ctggTGTCTCTGCTGCTGGATCTGGAGCGACTTGCTGTCTGCCGTGGCTGCAGGGTTCAGGCGGCGTCCCGTCGGCTGCCGCTCCGCTCCGCagactgccacctgctggtggcTCCGCCCTTCCACACCTGCCTGCCGTgcctgctggaggaggaggaagaggagggtgaaGATGAAGATGGAGCCATGGTGGAGGAGTTCCAGTCTTGTTAA
- the LOC111610094 gene encoding uncharacterized protein LOC111610094 isoform X1 codes for MVAEGTPYPKMEQLDELSLGAGLEVAEEAGCGEEEELCDQPEPAVEDAPPDAVTMEQCWRQQFPDLRRCSVVLLRLPAETLRPWRWGGAERRRSQRVRSRDLRSGWDWMEPLDPENGGVGTRAFIKNVEVNAPEHEPGKPQSRLRLMRCLEPPSDPAHPDDGAALGEPPQSDHTYCLSFNTPESSSQSLEDRPLSRFFSWAQRDGDSRCSPPEKKNVPSVVLRKVTGDQWVLRTGSVKEEEEEDEEKVQTKNRKRDETSASGQKMRRQACRSCAACLRENCGVCTFCRDMRKFGGPSRMKQKCVRRRCLLLSARKQPTRQQNRPGEQTEPPDPVRPGDDTDCPDAQQDGVRRWRHERTAGRREEMRKRMWMKRRRGQRGGASETRNGWIGPLMKSEEEETPLSHWRQVTGGSGTSSAPTGTHLQWNLTLDSGHLSSAVLSDSALTCLSGLLPPDGSVLHVSTGLTFIPHPLPHLAAIQSPEPKEEEQPISVEHYVREAELRTGTSEGGKFYEVEVELPDPESDQNTMTTSSPARSDITADITADITTDITCRRPDFISLEPQGFCLLGGGASRAGGRGLFHLLKLLRRTVLPAHWVAVMAAGPELQLLQCCRLSSMRDAIVHVQSDRSFRVSVRSLPLPDGHRLYRKCAHRVSHLSQLVSLLLDLERLAVCRGCRVQAASRRLPLRSADCHLLVAPPFHTCLPCLLEEEEEEGEDEDGAMVEEFQSC; via the exons ATGGTAGCAGAGGGGACGCCTTATCCTAAGATGGAGCAATTGGATGAGCTGAGCTTAGGGGCGGGGCTTGAAGTGGCAG AGGAAGCAGGAtgtggtgaggaggaggagctctGTGACCAGCCTGAACCGGCTGTGGAGGACGCTCCGCCGGACGCCGTAACGATGGAACAGTGCTGGAGGCAGCAGTTCCCGGACCTCCGGCGCTGCTCGGTCGTCCTCCTCAGGCTTCCTGCGGAGACGCTGCGGCCCTGGCGGTGGGGCGGAGCGGAGAGGAGGCGGAGCCAGCGCGTCAGGTCACGTGACCTGCGGTCCGGCTGGGACTGGATGGAGCCGCTGGACCCAGAGAACGGCGGCGTCGGAACCCGAGCCTTCATCAAGAACGTGGAGGTGAACGCCCCTGAACATGAGCCTGGGAAACCCCAGAGCCGGCTGAGGCTGATGCGATGCCTGGAGCCGCCCTCTGACCCCGCCCACCCAGATGACGGTGCCGCCCTGGGTGAGCCGCCACAGAGCGACCACACCTACTGCCTGAGCTTCAATACACCTGAGAGCAGCAGCCAATCACTGGAGGACAG GCCGCTGTCCCGGTTCTTCAGCTGGGCACAAAGAGACGGAGACAGCCGCTGCTCACCTCCAG AGAAGAAGAACGTGCCGAGTGTGGTGCTGAGGAAG GTGACAGGTGATCAGTGGGTCCTCAGGACTGGATCTGttaaagaagaggaagaggaggatgaagagaaGGTTCAG ACGAAGAACAGGAAGAGAGACGAGACTTCAGCATCAGGACAGAAGATG CGCCGCCAGGCCTGCCGTAGCTGCGCTGCGTGCCTGAGAGAGAACTGCGGCGTTTGCACGTTCTGCCGCGACATGAGGAAGTTCGGCGGTCCGTCCCGCATGAAGCAGAAGTGTGTGAGGCGGCGCTGCCTGCTGCTG AGCGCGCGGAAACAGCCGACCAGGCAGCAGAACCGACCCGGGGAGCAGACGGAACCGCCCGACCCGGTCCGACCTGGAGACGACACCGACTGTCCGGACGCCCAGCAGGACGGCGTCCGCCGCTGGAGACACGAGAGGACGGCAGGAAGGCGAGAG gagatgaggaagaggatgtGGATGAAGAGGAGGCGGGGCCAGAGGGGCGGAGCCTCCGAGACCCGGAACGGCTGGATCGGTCCGCTGATGAagagcgaggaagaggagacgCCATTGTCCCACTGGCGCCAGGTCACTGGAGGCAGTGGGACCAGTTCAGCTCCAACTGGGACTCACCTGCAG TGGAACCTGACCCTGGACAGCGGCCACCTGTCCTCCGCCGTCCTCTCTGACTCCGCCCTCACCTGTCTGTCCGGCCTGCTGCCTCCG GACGGATCCGTCCTCCACGTCTCCACAGGCCTCACCTTCATCCCTCATCCTCTCCCTCACCTCGCTGCCATCCAATCGCCCGAGCcgaaggaggaggagcagccAATCAGCGTCGAGCATTACGTCAGGGAGGCGGAGCTTCGGACCGGGACGTCTGAGGGGGGCAAGTTCTACGAAGTGGAGGTGGAGCTGCCGGACCCTGAGTCCGACCAGAACACCATGACAACATCATCACCGGCGCGCTCTGACATCACTGCTGACATCACCGCTGACATCACTACTGACATCACCTGCAGGCGGCCGGACTTTATTTCATTG GAACCGCAGGGGTTCTGCCTGTTGGGGGGCGGAGCCAGCCGCGCAGGGGGGCGGGGCTTGTTCCATCTGCTGAAGTTGCTGAGGAGGACGGTGCTGCCGGCGCATTGGGTCGCCGTGATGGCTGCAGGAccggagctgcagctgctgcagtgcTGCAGG CTGTCCTCCATGAGGGACGCCATCGTCCACGTCCAATCGGATCGCAGCTTCCGGGTCAGCGTGCGGTCCCTTCCGCTGCCTGACGGCCACCGCCTCTACAGGAAGTGCGCTCACAGAGTCTCTCACCTGAGCCAG ctggTGTCTCTGCTGCTGGATCTGGAGCGACTTGCTGTCTGCCGTGGCTGCAGGGTTCAGGCGGCGTCCCGTCGGCTGCCGCTCCGCTCCGCagactgccacctgctggtggcTCCGCCCTTCCACACCTGCCTGCCGTgcctgctggaggaggaggaagaggagggtgaaGATGAAGATGGAGCCATGGTGGAGGAGTTCCAGTCTTGTTAA
- the LOC102223432 gene encoding endothelial transcription factor GATA-2-like isoform X2 → MMLLHVRFHHQKPQNKRCVGGASGGRGQRWAGPAVGGASGGRSAGSSQKEQTEEQLLSPLCCIKDPLRPDRALTPRRTEMMSGVTPSADWSSGSPATRGQRSSGFRMKLGAEAHWSASDESGLLRRPHRLDDPSLSLGSAYSPPPVYSLYGHPAPAPPPAFLRPSPPGWDLLSPSWSPAWSEPERRQCFGCGTHSALLWRREAAGTHLCSTCSVRQQNPPLLRPKRRAAAARKGTQCSNCGTGTTSLWRRNAAGDAVCNACGLYYKLHQVHRPLALRKDGIQTRKRRSANQRPGRKGADQSGPWAGPLC, encoded by the exons ATGATGTTGCTTCATGTCCGGTTTCATCACCAAAAACCACAGAACAAGCGTTGTGTGGGCGGGGCCAGCGGTGGGCGGGGCCAGCGGTGGGCGGGGCCAGCGGTGGGCGGGGCCAGCGGTGGGCGGAGCGCTGGCTCCTCTCAGAAGGAGCAGACCGAGGAGCAGCTTCTCAGTCCTCTGTGTTGCATCAAAGATCCTCTACGACCAGACAGAGCTCTCACTCCCAGAAGAACAGAGATGATGTCAGGTGTGACTCCATCAGCTGATTGGTCGTCAGGCTCTCCAGCCaccaggggtcagaggtcatcaggCTTCAGGATGAAG CTCGGCGCTGAAGCTCACTGGTCGGCCTCGGATGAATCCGGGCTCCTCAGACGGCCTCACCGATTGGACGACCCCAGTCTGTCACTGGGCTCCGCCTACAGCCCGCCTCCTGTCTACTCCTTATATGGGCATCCTGCTCCGGCTCCGCCCCCTGCCTTCCTGCGTCCCTCCCCACCTGGATGGGACCTGCTCAGTCCTTCCTGGTCTCCGGCCTGGAGTGAGCCAG AGCGCCGCCAGTGTTTCGGCTGCGGGACCCACAGCGCCCTCCTGTGGAGGAGGGAGGCAGCAGGAACGCACCTGTGTTCCACCTGCAGCGTGCGACAGCAGAACCCGCCGCTGCTGCGGCCCAAGAGGAGAGCG GCGGCGGCCAGGAAAGGAACTCAGTGCTCCAACTGCGGGACGGGAACCACGTCTTTGTGGAGGAGAAACGCTGCAGGAGACGCCGTCTGCAACGCCTGTGGCCTCTACTACAAGCTGCACCAG GTGCATCGGCCACTGGCACTGAGGAAGGACGGGATCCAGACCAGGAAGAGACGATCGGCCAATCAGAGGCCAGGCAGGAAGGGAGCTGACCAATCAGGGCCCTGGGCTGGCCCGCTGTGCTGA
- the LOC102223432 gene encoding endothelial transcription factor GATA-2-like isoform X1, translating into MMLLHVRFHHQKPQNKRCVGGASGGRGQRWAGPAVGGASGGRSAGSSQKEQTEEQLLSPLCCIKDPLRPDRALTPRRTEMMSGVTPSADWSSGSPATRGQRSSGFRMKLGAEAHWSASDESGLLRRPHRLDDPSLSLGSAYSPPPVYSLYGHPAPAPPPAFLRPSPPGWDLLSPSWSPAWSEPERRQCFGCGTHSALLWRREAAGTHLCSTCSVRQQNPPLLRPKRRAVRSRLLVTVETDPPGGRARASCWNCEKVLNRVRTDPVRSCCFIQTGGNSASSQQGALCSGVLSVPSLPASRRRPGKELSAPTAGREPRLCGGETLQETPSATPVASTTSCTRCIGHWH; encoded by the exons ATGATGTTGCTTCATGTCCGGTTTCATCACCAAAAACCACAGAACAAGCGTTGTGTGGGCGGGGCCAGCGGTGGGCGGGGCCAGCGGTGGGCGGGGCCAGCGGTGGGCGGGGCCAGCGGTGGGCGGAGCGCTGGCTCCTCTCAGAAGGAGCAGACCGAGGAGCAGCTTCTCAGTCCTCTGTGTTGCATCAAAGATCCTCTACGACCAGACAGAGCTCTCACTCCCAGAAGAACAGAGATGATGTCAGGTGTGACTCCATCAGCTGATTGGTCGTCAGGCTCTCCAGCCaccaggggtcagaggtcatcaggCTTCAGGATGAAG CTCGGCGCTGAAGCTCACTGGTCGGCCTCGGATGAATCCGGGCTCCTCAGACGGCCTCACCGATTGGACGACCCCAGTCTGTCACTGGGCTCCGCCTACAGCCCGCCTCCTGTCTACTCCTTATATGGGCATCCTGCTCCGGCTCCGCCCCCTGCCTTCCTGCGTCCCTCCCCACCTGGATGGGACCTGCTCAGTCCTTCCTGGTCTCCGGCCTGGAGTGAGCCAG AGCGCCGCCAGTGTTTCGGCTGCGGGACCCACAGCGCCCTCCTGTGGAGGAGGGAGGCAGCAGGAACGCACCTGTGTTCCACCTGCAGCGTGCGACAGCAGAACCCGCCGCTGCTGCGGCCCAAGAGGAGAGCGGTGAGGTCACGCCTGCTGGTTACCGTAGAAACAGATCCACCTGGGGGCAGAGCCAGAGCCTCTTGCTGGAACTGTGAGAAGGTTCtcaaccgggtcagaaccgacCCAGTCAGAAGCTGCTGCTTCATCCAGACTGGAGGAAATTCAGCCtccagccagcagggggcgctgtgttCAGGCGTCCTCAGCGTTCCGTCTCTTCCTGCTTCCAGGCGGCGGCCAGGAAAGGAACTCAGTGCTCCAACTGCGGGACGGGAACCACGTCTTTGTGGAGGAGAAACGCTGCAGGAGACGCCGTCTGCAACGCCTGTGGCCTCTACTACAAGCTGCACCAG GTGCATCGGCCACTGGCACTGA